In a genomic window of Streptomyces sp. BHT-5-2:
- a CDS encoding endonuclease VII domain-containing protein codes for MPGRTDGLIPLGVADALWVELTADSAVPTAPGAFTCSPARARVGYVLLGGHVVGTVRASGGRWSVPEVEVRRAAAELNAVGMDRQDLVRIGPFRGAPRQERNEETPLRWRQRIMGELRELGGPEQAARPEVGRPYPLAGIDWRQMLVEQTRDGSQRTWWLPRAAVRLLDMAEHAATQWVQAARTRQASAGAAVTEQPSRPRQARAVDGPQATSPQVPTAPPRPYDKELEGQLYSVLSRKPGISRKVAGWACAVCHTTPAAVLDHCHEHGYVRAPVCQSCNTQERPDHLYSNDIRVANRYTRLFHTDTDDWLRHWHRCPGCRARTTLPLPHLAAWTAHIACRSLRPTHRAPRGRTPCGVLRVSWTGSWQAPRSCLLTVAVDFCPSGEHRVLARVPYRDAVERFGAWLAETAPAVAAAAGPDRLDGLPARFRPVIADTSGEDQALF; via the coding sequence ATGCCCGGTCGCACGGACGGTCTGATCCCCCTGGGTGTCGCGGACGCTCTGTGGGTCGAGTTGACGGCCGACAGTGCTGTGCCGACGGCTCCTGGGGCATTCACCTGCTCTCCTGCCCGTGCCCGGGTGGGGTACGTCCTGCTGGGCGGCCATGTGGTGGGGACGGTGAGGGCGAGTGGCGGTCGGTGGAGTGTTCCGGAGGTCGAGGTGCGCCGGGCGGCCGCGGAACTGAACGCGGTGGGGATGGATCGGCAGGACCTCGTCCGCATCGGTCCGTTTCGCGGGGCGCCGAGGCAGGAGCGCAACGAGGAGACGCCGCTGCGTTGGCGCCAGCGCATCATGGGAGAACTGCGGGAGCTCGGCGGCCCCGAGCAGGCAGCACGACCAGAAGTCGGCCGGCCGTACCCCCTGGCGGGGATCGACTGGCGACAGATGCTCGTGGAGCAGACCCGCGACGGGTCGCAGCGGACGTGGTGGCTGCCGCGCGCTGCGGTCAGGCTGCTCGACATGGCCGAACACGCCGCAACGCAATGGGTGCAAGCCGCGCGGACCCGCCAAGCAAGCGCAGGCGCAGCCGTCACCGAGCAGCCCTCCCGCCCCCGGCAGGCCCGAGCCGTCGACGGTCCGCAGGCGACGAGCCCCCAGGTCCCCACCGCTCCACCGCGCCCGTACGACAAAGAGCTGGAAGGCCAGCTGTACTCGGTGCTCAGCAGGAAGCCCGGCATCTCCCGCAAGGTGGCCGGATGGGCGTGCGCCGTCTGCCATACCACGCCCGCCGCCGTCCTGGACCACTGCCACGAGCACGGCTACGTCCGCGCCCCCGTCTGCCAGTCCTGCAACACACAGGAACGTCCCGACCACCTGTACAGCAACGACATCCGCGTGGCGAACCGCTACACACGCCTCTTCCACACCGACACCGACGACTGGCTCCGCCACTGGCACCGCTGCCCCGGCTGCCGCGCACGCACCACCCTGCCGCTGCCCCACCTCGCCGCATGGACCGCCCACATAGCCTGCCGATCACTGCGCCCCACCCACCGTGCTCCCCGCGGGCGCACGCCTTGCGGTGTCCTGCGCGTGTCCTGGACGGGCAGTTGGCAGGCGCCCCGTTCCTGCCTGCTCACCGTCGCCGTCGACTTCTGTCCCTCCGGCGAGCACCGGGTCCTGGCGCGAGTCCCCTACCGCGATGCCGTCGAGCGGTTTGGTGCCTGGTTGGCCGAGACGGCCCCTGCCGTGGCCGCCGCGGCCGGTCCCGACCGCCTGGACGGCCTCCCTGCCCGGTTCCGGCCAGTCATCGCGGACACCAGCGGCGAGGACCAGGCACTGTTCTGA